A DNA window from Zingiber officinale cultivar Zhangliang chromosome 3A, Zo_v1.1, whole genome shotgun sequence contains the following coding sequences:
- the LOC122052420 gene encoding nucleolin-like isoform X1: MKAGALVPAAEEREVGKKEQKGEEIKSANGKDEGYEVSEDEVEDEDELEEIEDLDDVDDDGNVEGEEDDDEDDEDDVGDDDDDDDDDVEEVTPQGFRPPAHVVEDDDAEDEDEGGEGGDGDDDDDDDDDEEPEEGLGTEHLVQAADEEDEDKAFVEDDYADVGGFDSVNDGPSSKRKHSDMDDSDDEDDDDDDDEKPPKR; this comes from the exons ATGAAGGCAGGAGCGCTGGTGCCGGCGGCGGAGGAGAGGGAGGTGGGGAAGAAGGAGCAGAAGGGGGAGGAAATCAAGTCGGCGAATGGAAAGGATGAAGGTTACGAGGTCAGTGAGGACGAAGTGGAGGACGAGGACGAGCTGGAGGAGATTGAAGATCTGGATGACGTCGATGATGACGGAAACGTCGAAGGAGAGGAAGATGACGAcgaggacgatgaggacgatgtgggtgacgacgacgacgacgacgatgacGATGTAGAGGAGGTCACGCCTCAGGGATTTCGTCCCCCAGCGCATGTAGTGGAAGACGACGATGCTGAGGACGAGGACGAAGGTGGCGAAGGCGGTGATGGGGACGACGATGACGACGACGATGATGACGAGGAACCAGAG GAGGGGCTCGGAACTGAACATCTTGTGCAGGCAGCTGATGAAGAAGATGAGGACAAGGCTTTTGTTGAAGATGATTATGCAGACGTTGGAGGCTTTGACTCTGTAAACGATGGCCCATCCTCGAAGAGGAAACACTCTGATATGGATgattcagatgatgaagatgacgATGACGATGATGATGAGAAGCCGCCAAAGCGATAA
- the LOC122052420 gene encoding nucleolin-like isoform X2 codes for MKAGALVPAAEEREVGKKEQKGEEIKSANGKDEGYEVSEDEVEDEDELEEIEDLDDVDDDGNVEGEEDDDEDDEDDVGDDDDDDDDDVEEVTPQGFRPPAHVVEDDDAEDEDEGGEGGDGDDDDDDDDDEEPEAADEEDEDKAFVEDDYADVGGFDSVNDGPSSKRKHSDMDDSDDEDDDDDDDEKPPKR; via the exons ATGAAGGCAGGAGCGCTGGTGCCGGCGGCGGAGGAGAGGGAGGTGGGGAAGAAGGAGCAGAAGGGGGAGGAAATCAAGTCGGCGAATGGAAAGGATGAAGGTTACGAGGTCAGTGAGGACGAAGTGGAGGACGAGGACGAGCTGGAGGAGATTGAAGATCTGGATGACGTCGATGATGACGGAAACGTCGAAGGAGAGGAAGATGACGAcgaggacgatgaggacgatgtgggtgacgacgacgacgacgacgatgacGATGTAGAGGAGGTCACGCCTCAGGGATTTCGTCCCCCAGCGCATGTAGTGGAAGACGACGATGCTGAGGACGAGGACGAAGGTGGCGAAGGCGGTGATGGGGACGACGATGACGACGACGATGATGACGAGGAACCAGAG GCAGCTGATGAAGAAGATGAGGACAAGGCTTTTGTTGAAGATGATTATGCAGACGTTGGAGGCTTTGACTCTGTAAACGATGGCCCATCCTCGAAGAGGAAACACTCTGATATGGATgattcagatgatgaagatgacgATGACGATGATGATGAGAAGCCGCCAAAGCGATAA